One Rhodoferax sp. GW822-FHT02A01 genomic window, CGTTGCCAAGAATTAAGTCAAACTTAATCTCGCCGACGCTCAATCGCCGCTACGCAAGCTACGTCTTTACGTTGCCTCCGAGTGAAAAAATGTAAAGAGCGAACAGGAGGCAATACCACTGAATTAGACTCGTGCGCCACTTCCGTACAGCTGCCTTTTGTATGCGAATTTTTATTGCTCTGAGTCTTCTGGGTCTGATTGCGTTTGACGCGCTGGCACAGTCGTCCGATCCGCCGTCGGCATTTCTGTTGAAGGAGATGCAGGAGGACCGGACAGAAGTGCGCATGGTCACTTCGCAGTTCGCACCCAACACCGCGAGTCCCTGGCATATCCACCCTGCGGCCGTGGCTATCTATGTTGAAACGGGAACCGGTGTCTGGGAGATTGAAGGAAAGCCACCGAAGACCGTCTCGGCCGGGCAGGGTTTGTTGGAGCCTGCGAACCGGAGGTCCCGAGTGATGAACAAACATGCCACACAGGTACTCAAGCTGATAAGCTTTCAGGTCTCCGATCCGGCTCGACCTTTTTCCATTCAATACAAATAGTTCGGCATCTACCCATGACCGCGCCGTGAACCTTCTCCACCTCCTTGGCGTGCGCTATCGAACTTTTTGGGGTGAAAGGCTGTATCGATTTTCCTGGCTGGCAATGATCGTGTGGGCTGTATTGGCCGGGTT contains:
- a CDS encoding cupin domain-containing protein encodes the protein MRIFIALSLLGLIAFDALAQSSDPPSAFLLKEMQEDRTEVRMVTSQFAPNTASPWHIHPAAVAIYVETGTGVWEIEGKPPKTVSAGQGLLEPANRRSRVMNKHATQVLKLISFQVSDPARPFSIQYK